A stretch of Campylobacter volucris DNA encodes these proteins:
- a CDS encoding DUF2172 domain-containing protein — translation MHELSMYELACKLFPICRSITGTGFRASLKILDDAMGGGILKIHSIKSGTKVYDWIVPQEWQINDAYIITPDGEKICDFKKNNLHVLNYSEGINDEISLDELQEHLYSIEDYPDAIPYITSYYKKRWGFCIEHEKREKLKNGKYKVFIDAKHFDGVLNYADFIIPSTQNNKEEILISTYLCHPSMANNELSGPIVATFLAKWLLKQKERKYNYRFVIIPETIGSIVYINKNLNHLQKYVKAGFVLSCIGDDNAYSLIHSPNENTLADKVALYTLKNKENFKRFSFIDRGSDERQYCSPLVNLPVVCICRTRFGDYKEYHTSKDDLNFISEKGLQGGLKAMQEIIMNLEINATYKNTTFCEPNLGKRGLYHTINTNSTNDIPLSCNFLAYCDGKNDVLDIANKLNLQAYEIKELIEKLKANGLVI, via the coding sequence ATGCATGAATTAAGTATGTATGAACTTGCTTGTAAGCTTTTTCCAATTTGCAGAAGCATTACAGGAACTGGTTTTAGAGCTAGTTTAAAAATACTTGATGATGCTATGGGGGGGGGTATTTTAAAAATTCACTCCATAAAAAGCGGGACTAAAGTATATGATTGGATAGTGCCACAAGAATGGCAAATAAACGATGCTTATATCATAACTCCAGATGGAGAAAAAATTTGTGATTTTAAAAAAAATAATTTACATGTATTAAATTATAGCGAAGGTATAAATGATGAAATTTCACTAGATGAGTTGCAAGAGCATTTATACTCTATAGAAGATTATCCAGATGCCATACCTTATATAACAAGCTATTATAAAAAAAGATGGGGCTTTTGCATAGAACATGAAAAAAGAGAAAAACTTAAAAATGGAAAATATAAAGTTTTTATAGATGCGAAACATTTTGATGGAGTTTTAAACTATGCTGATTTTATAATACCTAGCACACAAAACAATAAAGAAGAAATTTTAATCTCTACCTATCTTTGTCATCCTTCAATGGCAAATAATGAATTAAGTGGGCCTATAGTAGCTACATTTTTAGCAAAATGGCTTTTAAAACAAAAAGAAAGAAAATATAATTATCGTTTTGTGATAATTCCTGAAACTATAGGTTCTATAGTATATATAAATAAAAATTTAAATCATTTACAAAAATATGTAAAAGCTGGATTTGTATTATCTTGCATAGGTGATGATAATGCTTATTCTTTGATCCACTCTCCAAATGAAAATACTCTAGCTGATAAAGTAGCACTTTATACTTTAAAAAATAAAGAAAATTTTAAAAGATTTTCCTTTATAGACAGAGGATCTGATGAAAGACAATATTGCTCACCTTTGGTAAATTTACCTGTGGTATGCATATGCAGGACTAGATTTGGCGATTATAAAGAATATCACACTAGCAAAGATGATTTAAATTTCATAAGTGAAAAGGGTTTGCAAGGTGGTTTAAAAGCCATGCAAGAAATTATAATGAATTTAGAAATAAACGCAACTTATAAAAATACAACTTTTTGTGAGCCCAATTTAGGAAAAAGAGGGTTGTATCATACTATAAATACTAATTCTACAAATGACATACCGTTATCTTGTAATTTTTTAGCTTATTGTGATGGAAAAAATGATGTTTTAGATATAGCTAATAAATTAAATTTACAAGCTTATGAGATAAAAGAATTAATAGAAAAATTAAAAGCAAATGGACTTGTAATATGA
- the gltX gene encoding glutamate--tRNA ligase, which yields MQEISTRFAPSPTGYLHIGGLRTALYNYLYARKNNGKFLLRIEDTDLKRNSQEATQAIIEAFKWCGLDYDGKIEYQSQRFDIYKKYIQKLLDEGKAYYCYMSKEELDELRAKQEANKQRPKYDGRYRDFKGTPPSGIEPVVRIKAPGSGEIKFIDGIKGEVSFQAEDILDDFVIARSDGSPIYNLTVVIDDALMGVSDVIRGDDHLSNTPKQIVLYEALGFKIPKFYHVAMIHGEDGKKLSKRHGATDVMEYKNMGILPQALLNFLVRLGWSHGDDEIFDIEKMKEFFDPNHINKSASCYNFKKLEWLNAHYIKTLPFEEINRQLKDLGFDLSVYENASFLLDMLRERAKNLHDIINNAKVLLNDPKEYDQKAIDKFLNETNLTYLEKYANVLENQKKAHEFEEFTNKFLEENGLKLKDLAQAIRIALTGSSVSPSIFEVLEFLGVQKCKLRVENLLKYMKEK from the coding sequence ATGCAAGAAATTTCTACGCGTTTTGCTCCTTCTCCTACTGGATATTTGCACATTGGAGGATTAAGAACAGCTTTATATAATTATCTTTATGCAAGAAAAAATAATGGTAAATTTTTATTACGCATTGAAGATACTGATTTAAAAAGAAATTCACAAGAAGCAACGCAAGCTATTATAGAAGCATTTAAATGGTGTGGGCTTGATTATGATGGCAAGATAGAATACCAATCTCAAAGATTTGATATTTATAAAAAATATATTCAAAAATTATTAGATGAGGGTAAAGCTTATTATTGTTATATGAGTAAAGAAGAGCTTGATGAATTAAGAGCTAAACAAGAAGCAAACAAACAAAGACCAAAATACGATGGAAGATATAGAGATTTTAAAGGAACACCACCAAGCGGTATAGAGCCTGTAGTGCGTATAAAAGCTCCTGGCAGCGGAGAAATCAAATTTATAGATGGCATTAAAGGAGAAGTGAGTTTTCAGGCTGAAGATATTTTAGATGATTTTGTAATTGCAAGAAGCGATGGAAGTCCAATTTATAATTTAACGGTTGTAATTGATGATGCATTAATGGGAGTTAGTGATGTTATAAGAGGTGATGATCATTTATCTAACACTCCAAAGCAAATTGTGCTTTATGAAGCACTTGGTTTTAAAATTCCAAAATTTTATCATGTTGCTATGATACATGGTGAAGATGGTAAAAAACTTTCTAAGCGTCATGGTGCAACAGATGTAATGGAATATAAAAATATGGGTATTTTACCTCAAGCTTTGTTAAATTTCTTAGTAAGACTTGGTTGGAGTCATGGAGATGATGAAATTTTTGATATTGAAAAAATGAAAGAATTTTTTGATCCAAATCATATTAATAAAAGTGCATCTTGCTATAATTTTAAAAAGCTAGAATGGCTTAATGCTCATTATATTAAGACTTTACCTTTTGAAGAGATTAATAGACAATTAAAAGATTTAGGTTTTGATCTAAGTGTATATGAAAATGCTAGTTTTTTACTAGATATGCTAAGAGAAAGAGCTAAAAATTTACACGATATTATCAATAATGCCAAAGTGTTACTAAATGACCCAAAAGAATACGATCAAAAAGCCATAGATAAATTTCTTAATGAAACAAATTTAACTTATTTGGAAAAATACGCTAATGTTTTGGAAAATCAAAAAAAAGCTCATGAATTTGAAGAATTTACTAATAAATTTTTAGAAGAAAATGGGTTGAAATTAAAAGATTTAGCTCAAGCTATACGCATTGCATTAACTGGAAGTTCTGTAAGTCCTAGTATATTTGAAGTGTTAGAATTTTTAGGTGTGCAAAAATGTAAGCTTAGGGTGGAGAATTTATTAAAATATATGAAGGAAAAATAA
- the accB gene encoding acetyl-CoA carboxylase biotin carboxyl carrier protein, with translation MTKEEIKELMELFAKANVSKIKIKEQDGFAIELEKDLCCDIPAPVPVAPAPQPINVNVVNETKSTPSSNKPTINSPMVGTFYQAPSPGAAPFAKVGQTIKKGSTIAIIEAMKIMNEIEAEYDCRIVEVLVADGQPVEFGMPLFVVEKI, from the coding sequence ATGACCAAAGAAGAGATAAAAGAACTTATGGAGCTTTTTGCAAAAGCAAATGTAAGTAAGATTAAAATAAAAGAACAAGATGGATTTGCAATAGAACTTGAAAAAGATTTATGTTGTGATATACCAGCTCCGGTTCCAGTAGCTCCAGCTCCACAGCCAATTAATGTAAATGTTGTAAATGAGACAAAAAGCACCCCATCATCTAATAAACCTACTATAAATAGCCCTATGGTGGGAACATTTTATCAAGCACCAAGTCCAGGTGCAGCTCCTTTTGCTAAAGTGGGTCAAACCATCAAAAAAGGAAGTACTATAGCTATTATTGAAGCGATGAAAATTATGAATGAAATTGAAGCTGAATATGATTGTAGGATAGTTGAAGTGTTAGTAGCTGATGGACAGCCTGTAGAATTTGGTATGCCATTGTTTGTGGTGGAGAAAATATAA
- the dcd gene encoding dCTP deaminase, with product MGLKADNWIKKMALEHKMIEPFCEANIGKGMVSYGLSSYGYDIRVGREFKIFTNVNSTVIDPKNFVEENVVDFEGDVCIVPANSFALARTIEYFKMPKDVLAICLGKSTYARCGIIVNVTPFEPGFEGHITIEISNTTPLPAKIYANEGIAQVLFLQGDEPCDITYADKKGKYQNQTGITLPRILK from the coding sequence ATGGGCTTAAAAGCAGATAATTGGATCAAAAAAATGGCATTAGAACACAAAATGATAGAACCATTTTGCGAAGCAAATATAGGTAAAGGCATGGTTAGTTATGGACTTTCAAGCTATGGTTATGATATAAGAGTAGGAAGAGAATTTAAAATTTTTACCAATGTAAATTCAACCGTGATAGATCCTAAAAATTTCGTAGAAGAAAATGTAGTGGATTTTGAAGGTGATGTTTGCATAGTTCCTGCAAACTCTTTCGCCCTAGCAAGAACCATAGAGTATTTTAAAATGCCAAAAGATGTTTTAGCTATTTGTCTTGGAAAAAGCACTTATGCAAGATGTGGCATTATAGTCAATGTAACTCCTTTTGAGCCAGGTTTTGAAGGACATATCACTATAGAAATTTCAAACACTACCCCACTTCCTGCAAAAATTTATGCAAATGAGGGTATAGCTCAAGTTTTATTTTTACAAGGCGATGAACCTTGTGATATTACTTATGCTGACAAAAAAGGTAAATACCAAAATCAAACAGGCATAACCTTGCCAAGAATTTTAAAATAA
- the pseB gene encoding UDP-N-acetylglucosamine 4,6-dehydratase (inverting), translating into MFNGKSILITGGTGSFGKTYTKTLLKKYKPKKIIIYSRDELKQFEMAREYSDSCMRYFIGDVRDKERLSVAMKDVDFVIHAAAMKHVPIAEYNPMECIKTNINGAQNVIDACLENNVEKCIALSTDKACNPINLYGATKLASDKLFVAANNIAGSSHTKFSVARYGNVVGSRGSVVPFFKKLIENGVKELPITDERMTRFWISLEDGVNFVLNNFEIMHGGEVFVPKIPSMKIVDLAKTMAPNLKHKIIGIRAGEKLHEIMISSDDSHLTYEFKNYYAISPSIQFNSIDVDFSINAQNEKGKKVQDGFSYSSDNNTKWVSKEELLDIINHTELEK; encoded by the coding sequence ATGTTTAATGGAAAAAGTATTTTAATCACAGGTGGAACTGGAAGTTTTGGGAAAACTTACACAAAAACACTTCTTAAAAAATACAAACCTAAAAAAATCATCATCTACTCAAGAGATGAGTTAAAACAATTTGAAATGGCTAGAGAATATAGTGATTCTTGTATGCGTTATTTTATAGGTGATGTTAGAGATAAAGAAAGATTAAGCGTAGCTATGAAAGATGTGGATTTTGTAATCCACGCAGCAGCTATGAAGCATGTTCCTATAGCTGAATATAATCCCATGGAATGCATAAAAACCAATATAAATGGTGCCCAAAATGTAATCGATGCATGTTTGGAAAATAATGTTGAAAAATGTATAGCTCTTTCAACTGATAAAGCTTGTAATCCTATAAATTTATATGGAGCTACAAAATTAGCAAGTGATAAATTATTTGTTGCAGCAAACAATATAGCAGGATCATCTCATACTAAATTTAGCGTAGCAAGATATGGAAATGTAGTAGGCTCAAGAGGTTCAGTGGTGCCATTTTTTAAAAAGCTAATAGAAAATGGGGTAAAAGAGCTTCCTATAACAGATGAAAGAATGACTAGATTTTGGATATCTTTAGAAGATGGGGTAAATTTTGTATTAAATAATTTTGAAATTATGCATGGTGGGGAAGTTTTTGTGCCCAAAATTCCATCTATGAAAATTGTTGATTTGGCTAAAACTATGGCTCCAAATTTAAAACATAAAATCATAGGCATAAGAGCGGGTGAAAAACTCCATGAAATAATGATTTCAAGTGATGATAGTCATTTAACTTATGAATTTAAAAATTATTATGCAATTAGTCCAAGTATTCAATTTAACTCTATAGATGTTGATTTTAGTATAAATGCCCAAAATGAAAAAGGCAAAAAAGTCCAAGATGGTTTTTCATACAGCTCTGATAATAACACAAAATGGGTTAGCAAAGAAGAACTTTTAGATATAATAAATCACACAGAGCTTGAAAAATGA
- a CDS encoding peptidylprolyl isomerase, whose protein sequence is MKKFLISCSFAASILYAQNIGGIAMIVENEPITIYDINQAMKQLNTKDKQKAIAFLVDDRIQTSEAKKFGIQVSNFELKKKLDQIAKGNNTDINGLQAKMEKDGLSFEIFKEQVRKDLQREKLYQNIMQNAKINTDDETLKHFYETNIDKFSTFSNVDLVVYNSSNPELLQKLLNNPMYKNSQIKSKAISLNASSIDPRLLALLNNTKVGNFTPILNGENTYIIYFVKEKYGKNPIEFDLIKDQIANAYTINQKEQALKNHLDKIRANAHIEELR, encoded by the coding sequence ATGAAAAAATTTTTAATATCATGCTCTTTTGCTGCAAGTATTTTATATGCTCAAAATATAGGTGGAATAGCTATGATAGTAGAAAATGAACCTATTACCATTTATGATATAAATCAAGCCATGAAACAACTAAATACTAAAGATAAACAAAAAGCTATAGCTTTTTTGGTAGATGATAGAATTCAAACAAGTGAAGCAAAAAAATTTGGAATTCAAGTAAGCAATTTTGAACTAAAGAAAAAACTAGATCAAATAGCAAAAGGTAATAATACTGACATAAATGGCTTACAAGCAAAAATGGAAAAAGACGGGCTTAGTTTTGAAATTTTCAAAGAACAAGTTAGAAAAGATCTTCAAAGAGAAAAGCTTTATCAAAATATTATGCAAAATGCAAAAATCAACACTGATGATGAAACACTAAAACATTTTTATGAAACCAATATTGATAAATTTAGCACTTTTTCTAATGTTGATTTAGTAGTTTATAATTCTAGCAATCCTGAACTTTTACAAAAACTTTTAAACAATCCAATGTATAAAAATTCACAAATTAAATCTAAAGCTATTAGTTTAAATGCATCTAGTATCGATCCAAGATTGCTTGCTTTACTTAATAATACCAAAGTTGGAAATTTCACTCCTATATTAAATGGGGAAAATACTTATATTATTTATTTTGTAAAAGAAAAATATGGTAAAAATCCTATCGAATTTGATTTAATCAAAGATCAAATCGCCAATGCATATACTATAAATCAAAAAGAACAAGCTTTAAAAAATCATCTTGATAAAATTAGAGCCAATGCTCATATAGAAGAACTAAGATAG
- a CDS encoding acetyl-CoA carboxylase biotin carboxylase subunit has product MEIKKVLIANRGEIALRALRTIKEMGKKAICVYSTADKDALYLKYADASICIGSARSSESYLNIPAIISAAEISEADAIFPGYGFLSENQNFVEICAKHNIKFIGPSVAAMALMSDKSKAKQVMQRAGVPVIPGSDGALNGVEGAKKLAKEIGYPVILKAAAGGGGRGMRVVESEKDIEKAYWSAESEAMSAFGDGTMYMEKYIQNPRHIEVQVIGDSFGNVIHLGERDCSMQRRHQKLIEESPAILLDEKTRARLHETAVKAAKAIDYEGAGTFEFLVDKNLDFYFIEMNTRLQVEHCVSEMVSGIDIIELMIKVAEGYPLPKQEEIKLKGHSIECRITAEDSKTFLPCPGKITKYVAPAGRNVRMESHCYQDYSVPPYYDSMIGKLVVWGEDRNTAIAKMKIALHELIVGGIKTTKDFHLAMMDNADFINNNYDTNYLSRH; this is encoded by the coding sequence ATGGAAATCAAAAAAGTTTTAATTGCAAATCGTGGAGAGATCGCATTAAGAGCTTTAAGAACCATCAAAGAAATGGGTAAAAAAGCAATTTGTGTGTATTCAACCGCAGATAAAGATGCTTTATATTTAAAATATGCTGATGCTAGTATTTGCATAGGAAGTGCAAGAAGCTCAGAAAGTTATTTAAACATACCAGCTATTATAAGTGCTGCTGAAATAAGCGAAGCTGATGCTATTTTCCCAGGATATGGTTTTTTGAGTGAAAATCAAAATTTTGTAGAAATTTGTGCTAAACATAATATCAAATTTATAGGTCCTTCGGTAGCTGCTATGGCTTTAATGAGTGATAAAAGTAAAGCAAAACAAGTTATGCAAAGAGCAGGAGTACCAGTTATACCAGGAAGTGATGGGGCTTTAAATGGAGTCGAAGGGGCTAAAAAACTAGCAAAAGAAATAGGTTATCCTGTTATTTTAAAAGCTGCAGCAGGTGGTGGCGGTCGCGGTATGCGTGTTGTAGAAAGTGAAAAAGATATAGAAAAAGCATATTGGTCAGCTGAGAGTGAGGCTATGAGTGCATTTGGAGATGGAACTATGTATATGGAAAAATATATACAAAATCCACGCCATATAGAAGTGCAAGTTATAGGAGATAGTTTTGGCAATGTGATTCATCTTGGAGAAAGAGATTGTTCTATGCAAAGAAGACATCAAAAACTTATAGAAGAATCTCCTGCGATTTTATTAGATGAAAAAACTAGAGCAAGACTTCATGAAACTGCAGTCAAAGCTGCTAAAGCGATTGATTATGAGGGTGCGGGTACTTTTGAATTTTTAGTGGATAAAAATTTAGATTTTTATTTTATAGAAATGAATACGCGTTTACAAGTTGAGCATTGTGTAAGTGAAATGGTAAGCGGTATAGATATAATTGAGCTTATGATTAAAGTAGCTGAGGGTTATCCTTTGCCAAAACAAGAAGAGATTAAGCTTAAAGGTCACTCTATAGAATGTAGAATCACTGCAGAAGATTCTAAAACTTTCTTACCATGCCCAGGTAAAATTACAAAATATGTAGCTCCAGCAGGACGCAATGTAAGAATGGAAAGCCATTGTTATCAAGATTACAGCGTGCCTCCTTATTATGATTCTATGATAGGAAAATTAGTTGTATGGGGTGAAGACAGAAACACAGCGATTGCAAAAATGAAAATAGCCTTGCATGAGCTTATAGTAGGTGGAATTAAAACTACTAAAGATTTTCATTTAGCGATGATGGATAATGCAGATTTTATAAATAACAATTATGATACAAATTATCTTTCAAGACATTAA
- a CDS encoding acyl carrier protein produces MEDKFYEILENILETKVNKNSNLSMDNCKNWTSLAHIDIIMSLEEEFEIKFNKEELTNLKSQNDLLNSIKEKLC; encoded by the coding sequence ATGGAAGATAAATTTTATGAAATTTTAGAAAATATTTTAGAAACTAAAGTAAATAAAAATTCAAATCTAAGTATGGATAATTGTAAAAATTGGACTTCTTTAGCTCATATAGATATAATAATGAGTCTAGAAGAAGAATTTGAAATAAAATTTAATAAAGAAGAATTGACTAATTTAAAATCTCAAAATGATTTATTAAATTCTATAAAGGAAAAATTATGCTAG
- the pseC gene encoding UDP-4-amino-4,6-dideoxy-N-acetyl-beta-L-altrosamine transaminase — protein sequence MITYSHQNIDQSDIEAIINALKSEILTGGKKVEEFEQALCEYVGVKYACVLNSATSALHLAYLSLDVKEKIVLTTPITFAATANAALMAGAKVEFIDVKSDGNIDEKKLEQRLKQDSKNIGAICVVDYAGNSVEMDEILSLCKKYNIALIDDASHALGSIYKNEKVGSKADLSIFSFHPVKPITTFEGGAVVSNDKNLIEKIKLLRSHGICKKRLWDSDMYDLGYNYRLSDVACALGINQLKKLDQMLEKREQIASFYDKEFAKNPYFSTIKIKDYKKSSRHLYPILLYPEFYCQKEIIFQKLLDLGIGVQVHYKPTYEFSFYKNLYKNIFLENADNFYKAELSIPCHQEMSLKDANFIKENLFKILENSKKDCNA from the coding sequence ATGATAACTTATTCTCATCAAAATATAGATCAAAGCGATATAGAAGCCATCATAAATGCTTTAAAAAGTGAAATTTTAACCGGTGGGAAAAAAGTAGAAGAATTCGAACAAGCACTTTGTGAATATGTCGGAGTAAAATATGCTTGCGTTTTAAATTCAGCTACCTCAGCACTTCATCTTGCGTATTTAAGCTTAGATGTTAAAGAAAAGATTGTTTTAACTACTCCTATAACTTTTGCTGCTACTGCAAATGCTGCTTTAATGGCCGGTGCAAAAGTAGAATTTATAGATGTAAAAAGTGATGGAAATATAGATGAAAAAAAATTAGAACAAAGATTAAAACAAGATAGCAAAAACATAGGTGCAATTTGCGTTGTTGATTATGCTGGCAACAGCGTAGAAATGGATGAAATTTTAAGTCTTTGTAAAAAATATAACATAGCTTTAATAGATGATGCAAGCCATGCTTTAGGAAGTATTTATAAAAATGAAAAAGTAGGAAGCAAGGCTGATTTAAGCATTTTTTCTTTTCATCCTGTAAAACCCATCACTACTTTTGAAGGTGGTGCTGTAGTTAGCAATGATAAAAATTTGATAGAAAAAATAAAATTACTAAGATCTCATGGAATTTGTAAAAAAAGACTATGGGATAGTGATATGTATGATTTAGGATATAACTATCGTTTAAGCGATGTAGCTTGTGCTTTAGGTATAAATCAATTAAAAAAACTCGATCAAATGCTGGAAAAAAGAGAACAAATAGCAAGTTTTTACGATAAAGAATTTGCAAAAAATCCATATTTTTCTACCATAAAAATCAAAGATTATAAAAAAAGCTCAAGACATTTATATCCTATATTGCTTTATCCTGAGTTTTATTGTCAAAAAGAAATAATTTTTCAAAAATTATTAGATTTAGGTATAGGTGTGCAAGTACATTATAAACCTACCTATGAATTTAGTTTTTATAAAAATTTATACAAAAATATCTTTCTAGAAAATGCTGATAATTTTTATAAAGCCGAACTTAGCATACCATGCCATCAAGAAATGAGCTTAAAAGATGCAAATTTTATAAAAGAAAATTTATTTAAAATTTTAGAAAATTCTAAAAAGGATTGCAATGCATGA
- a CDS encoding AAC(3) family N-acetyltransferase encodes MKYFLEHNNKKYSDINLIKAFENLGIKKGDILCVHTELFNFGIPLLKKNEFLQTIIDCFFEAIGKEGTLIMPTFTYSFCKNEVYDKLNSYTKIGALNEYFRKCEGVKRTNDPIFSFAIKGAKQDLFLKDTKSCFGENCVYDILWKNNGKYMLFGSYTGHTFTHYVEEEYKVEYRYFKNFSGILIDENGKQNNKNINFYVRHIDKFSLPNVDNINTITRKTSSFKSEIFAGAQICVFNTKEYKQAIIDALNKDKNILILQE; translated from the coding sequence ATGAAATACTTTTTAGAGCACAATAATAAAAAATATTCAGATATAAATTTGATAAAAGCTTTTGAAAATTTAGGCATTAAAAAAGGTGATATTTTATGTGTGCATACTGAATTATTTAACTTTGGCATACCTTTACTTAAAAAAAATGAATTTTTACAAACTATAATTGATTGTTTTTTTGAAGCAATAGGAAAAGAAGGCACGCTCATAATGCCGACTTTTACTTATAGCTTTTGCAAAAATGAAGTTTATGATAAATTGAATTCTTATACAAAAATAGGTGCTTTAAATGAATATTTTAGAAAATGCGAAGGTGTAAAAAGAACAAATGATCCTATTTTTTCTTTTGCTATAAAAGGTGCTAAACAAGATTTGTTTTTAAAAGATACAAAAAGTTGTTTTGGAGAAAATTGTGTATATGATATTTTATGGAAAAATAATGGAAAATATATGCTTTTTGGAAGTTACACAGGGCATACTTTTACTCATTATGTAGAAGAAGAATATAAGGTAGAATATAGATATTTTAAAAATTTTAGTGGAATTTTAATAGATGAAAATGGCAAACAAAATAACAAAAATATAAATTTTTATGTAAGACATATAGATAAATTTTCTTTACCAAATGTCGATAATATAAATACTATAACAAGAAAAACTAGTTCTTTCAAATCAGAAATCTTTGCTGGGGCACAAATTTGCGTTTTTAATACTAAAGAATACAAACAAGCTATAATAGATGCCCTAAATAAAGATAAAAATATACTTATTTTACAGGAATAA
- a CDS encoding DUF2172 domain-containing protein translates to MHELSMYELACKLFPICRSITGTGFRASLKILDDAMGGGILKIHSIKSGTKVYDWIVPQEWQINDAYIITPDGEKICDFKKNNLHVLNYSEGINDEISLDELQEHLYSIEDYPDAIPYITSYYKKRWGFCIEHEKREKLKNGKYKVFIDAKHFDGVLNYADFIIPSTQNNKEEILISTYLCHPSMANNELSGPIVATFLAKWLLKQKERKYNYRFVIIPETIGSIVYINKNLNHLQKYVKAGFVLSCIGDDNAYSLIHSPNENTLADKVALYTLKNKENFKRFSFIDRGSDERQYCSPLVNLPVVCICRTRFGDYKEYHTSKDDLNFISEKGLQGGLKAMQEIIMNLEINATYKNTTFCEPNLGKRGLYHTINQKSRKPISTKFLAYCDGKNDVLDIANKLNLQAYEIKELIEKLKENGLII, encoded by the coding sequence ATGCATGAATTAAGTATGTATGAACTTGCTTGTAAGCTTTTTCCAATTTGCAGAAGCATTACAGGAACTGGTTTTAGAGCTAGTTTAAAAATACTTGATGATGCTATGGGGGGGGGTATTTTAAAAATTCACTCCATAAAAAGCGGGACTAAAGTATATGATTGGATAGTGCCACAAGAATGGCAAATAAACGATGCTTATATCATAACTCCAGATGGAGAAAAAATTTGTGATTTTAAAAAAAATAATTTACATGTATTAAATTATAGCGAAGGTATAAATGATGAAATTTCACTAGATGAGTTGCAAGAGCATTTATACTCTATAGAAGATTATCCAGATGCCATACCTTATATAACAAGCTATTATAAAAAAAGATGGGGCTTTTGCATAGAACATGAAAAAAGAGAAAAACTTAAAAATGGAAAATATAAAGTTTTTATAGATGCGAAACATTTTGATGGAGTTTTAAACTATGCTGATTTTATAATACCTAGCACACAAAACAATAAAGAAGAAATTTTAATCTCTACCTATCTTTGTCATCCTTCAATGGCAAATAATGAATTAAGTGGGCCTATAGTAGCTACATTTTTAGCAAAATGGCTTTTAAAACAAAAAGAAAGAAAATATAATTATCGTTTTGTGATAATTCCTGAAACTATAGGTTCTATAGTATATATAAATAAAAATTTAAATCATTTACAAAAATATGTAAAAGCTGGATTTGTATTATCTTGCATAGGTGATGATAATGCTTATTCTTTGATCCACTCTCCAAATGAAAATACTCTAGCTGATAAAGTAGCACTTTATACTTTAAAAAATAAAGAAAATTTTAAAAGATTTTCCTTTATAGACAGAGGATCTGATGAAAGACAATATTGCTCACCTTTGGTAAATTTACCTGTGGTATGCATATGCAGGACTAGATTTGGCGATTATAAAGAATATCACACTAGCAAAGATGATTTAAATTTCATAAGTGAAAAGGGTTTGCAAGGTGGTTTAAAAGCCATGCAAGAAATTATAATGAATTTAGAAATAAACGCAACTTATAAAAATACAACTTTTTGTGAGCCCAATTTAGGAAAAAGAGGGTTGTATCATACTATAAACCAAAAATCCAGAAAACCTATCTCTACAAAATTTTTGGCTTATTGTGATGGAAAAAATGATGTTTTAGATATAGCTAATAAATTAAATTTACAAGCTTATGAAATAAAAGAATTAATAGAAAAATTAAAAGAAAATGGACTTATAATATGA